GTGGCTCCCTGAGAATCAAAACCTGCACAAAGGAAAAGCTGGCCCGGTGCGCCACATTCAGCAGCAGCTTCCGAAATATGAAACCGGAAAAAAACCGGATAAAACAGCGGTAACGACATGATTGAATTATCTGGCGTTATGACATTCTGCGCTTATGCATACGGGCCGACCATACCCATGACCTTCCGACCTGTAAGTTGCACAAACACGGCCACTTGGTCCTGCTCGTTAACACGTACGGCCTCTCCCGTTCAATTAACAAGGGGCTCTATTATCCTGCGCTAGGACGCGGCGCGGCCTCTGTTCAGCAGCTAATGCAGGAATGTGTCCATGTGACGGCCTCCAGACCATTTAGTCTAGTTCccgctctccttttttttttttatataacaaTACCACCAACCTCGGCGTGCACGCATGCCTTTGTTTGAAGCGCCATGAAGCAAATTCAAACAAAAACGTTGTCGACTCGTCGAGCGTGCCAGAGCACTCGTGTTTCCAATACGCCACAAGCCCTCTCACACCTACACCCTTAATACACTCGGCCTGCACCTTTTACCTCTTCAACCTGCTTCCTgtgcagcgcccccccccctcaccctcactAATCCTCCTGCCCCCCTCCGGCCCGAGATCATGCCCCCACCGCGGCGCACGAGGTAAACTGCCACAATGGGCCAGTGTGCGAGTGTGAGAGACACTGATGTCACATCGGAGGAATTCACATTCACCCCCCCTCATGAAAATTAGAACAATATTTGTTTAGTTGCAGCCTCCCCGCTGGGGAGGGGATTTGCGAGACGAGGAAACATAATTTAACTcgcttgtgaaaaaaaaaaagaaaaaaaaggaggaagaaagaaaaagagagaaggaatgAGAGTCTGGATGGAAGGATTGGATGATTTTGACATCAAATGGAAATTAAATGTGGCTTTAAAGTGGATGAGTGATTTTTTTATCTGGTTTGCATTTGGAATTCTGCAACAGGAAAGAGCCAAACTTGTTGAAACCTCTACTCTATGCATGACAGCTTCCACAGGAATGGTTAGAAACAGCGAGCCATAACGTGAGACTGCCTTTCCTCTGCTTCTGAACTATTGCAGCAATGAAATGGTTCTTACGCCACATGATGCATCAGGTGTCATAAAGCGTGGGCCCCCTGCTGAGAGTCGATCAGTCCCGATAGGAGGCATCTGTTCACAGACCACCCATTTCGATTCGGTCACACCTGATAGTTCTTCCCAGAGCTGCCCCGGTGTCCGCTCACCTCAATCCATCTCTGCGCCTCCACGTAGGCTTCGTCGCAGGTGACGGCGGACTGCTCGCGCCACTCCATCACGGCCCGTCGGTGTCCGCGCGGGACCCGCCAAAGGCCCGCATATAAAGCACCGGGCGCATCCAAGGTGGGCCGGTCCCAACCAGCAGGTCTCCACGCACGCGCTTAGGGAAACAAAGGGCAAAACGCGTCGGCGAAACGTGTGAGCGAACTACTCACTGGTGAAAAATGCCTCCTATTGTTCCGCGTCGCCGCCTGAATGCGAGGCGGAGCGGCGTCACCTGGCGGCGGCGTCACCTGCTGCTCCCGCCCGGCGCACCTGGGGGGGCGCGTTCTGTTCTCTGTTGCCGCCGCGCGTCACAGTCCGACTGCGCGCTCCAGACGGGAGGGATTCACTTCAGGTCTGAGCTTAAACCCGCGCGAAGGCTTGagcgggggagggaaggggggggggggggggttcaaagtGGGGGTCCAGGGACCACCCACGGGTCCTTCCAGGTGAACGCACGCCTGCGTGGGCCCGTTGCCCCCCGGGGGGGATTACTGTGCCAACCAGCCCCCCCGCAGCTCCTCGGTTTCGGCTGGAGAACAAGCGCTTCATCAGGCGTTAAAAAGTTGAGTCCTCCGATGAACTCGCTCTACTTTGAGGAGTTCTAATCGAATTATTCGCGCTCCTGCAGCGCCACCCGGCGGCGGGTCGAGCGATGCGGGGCCCCAAACAGAAGGGACCGTCTGCACCGTTACACCTTCATCGCTTGAATTTGAATcaaatttgaatttattttttcgaACATGTataaaagggagaaagaaatgtTACCACttgtacacacaaagaaaatacaaattatttaaaaaaaatagaacaacaaAGAGCTAAGACAACAGAAAAAAGAGGAGTGGGAAGAAGCATAACTTAGTAATATCATTGTTAATGCAGCAACTTGTTTCAGTCAAATTAGGATGAATCGGCTGTTACAACATTTGTCTGGTTGAATTTAACCGGCATGTTTCAAACTTCTCAAAAGTCACGCCAGTGGTGTAAATATCTTACATGTGATCTATTGTCCCATTTCTCACTAAATTCCCATCGTTGAACCCTCAGTACACACGGGAGTCTTCATATTTTAAATATCTTCTCAGTATACCAAGCCGAGAACTCAAAGGGTCGTCTCCACTCTTTTCTTGCGTGTCCCTAACTAGCGAACTTTAACCCGGTGTCGGTCCCCTCATCGTTTTACCTCGTCAGATCACCTCAATAGAACATTAGCTTCTTTTTAATTCACAACAAAATACTCAATGTTGTATTTTACAGATGTGCAGTGTGCTTTCCGTTATTGTACTTTGCTTTCTATTCCAGATTTCTCTATTATTCCGTGGAGATTCCTGATACGGCTGCTGACAGAACAACAGCAAAGTACAATTTATAGATTTCCAGAAGGATGAAATACTACAATGCTTGTGTTACAGAGAGGAtcaacaaaggaaatgtttaatAAATTTGCCTTTTATTTGACATTCTTTTTAAGAAAATGTAGACACCTTCCAGGCGCCTGTACAGCCTGCGTCAGCTTTTGATCATATTTTTACTGCTTTACAACAGCAATAGGATGTGATTTTCAAAGCTATGACTACAATTAAAGCCTTGTTAAATACTTTTAtccagctgttgttgttttttttttacaggattggacatttcaaaacaaaagcaccaaGTGCAGTATGCATTGTTGAAGAAAGTTatatttttcaatttctttCTTAATTGAAACCAAACACTCAAACAAGTGCCGCGTCAAGTTAGCACAGCCGATATCAGTTTACAGCTACAGAGGGTCCAGCAGAGGGGAGCTGGAAGAGTTTGATCTTTTACAGGAAATACTTTTAGCCCATAGCAGCACTCCAATTCCCTTAGAATTTAGAGTGATTCATACCAAAAATGGAACAATACTTCAGAATGATACCGCTGATATTTTACGATAGTCCCCACAGATATTTTgcgcaaagaaaacaaaataaatccaacATATTCAGCACTTGAGAATGTTTGGCAGTCGAGTTGTCCTTTATTTTCCGAGGGACAGAGTTAATCTTTGGAGAGGGCAATGATGGTGAAACGCAGCTCTTGAGGGTCGCGAGCCATGAAGACCTTACAGACCTCTGCAGCGTCCTGCAGCGGGGCAATCAAACACATCACGACTAGCAACTCAGTTTGTAGAACACTTTGCCTGTTTTAGGGTGCAGTCTCACCTCCAGGAAACGATCTTCGGAGGTTTTTCCGTGAACAATAGGGAAAGGCTTCCGCCCATCTAGATTCATacaaataaatttaaaaagctTATTTAGGTCATTATCATCAACAATGAGACAAGGGCGGCTGCATATTTTTGATGGGACGGTGGTTGACTCACCCAGTTCATACAACTGTCCTCCCACATTCACAAAGGCTATAAAATGAAGGTTCACTTTCTCATCTAAACTCGGGGCCTAAAACAGAAAAGATTTTAAGTAAAACGTTCCTAAAGGTGGTGTCGCGGTTTGAGGAAATCCTCCTTTTACTGGATCTCCATACAAACCTCAGTCTGCCCCTCCTGTGCACTGGATTCATGTGTAACACGTATGCTCTGAAACACAAAGTAGGAGGAAGAGGCGATGAGGGTAAGCAGAGGTTCTAGATAgttgacttctttttttaataaatggcaTTGTTTCATACTCCTTTGACCAATCTTCTGCACAAGGCCAGTACTACTATCGCCTGACAGCTACAGAGCTGTTACGCTAAACTACCAATTAGTCAGCTGTCGCAGAGATAAAAGGTCAAGGGACAAAACAGTTTCTCATCTAAACCTTACTAACAGCTACACGACCCCTTCCGTCAACAAAGACCTTATTTTCAGGGTTTCCTTACCTCGTCTTTTTCCAGGAAGGCTGCCCTATCCGCTGCGGTCATTTTGGACGTTTGTTCAATAAACTTCTTCAGTGGAGAGTCGGACTCTGAGGACAAAGGACCACAAAGATTATGAACACATTCATGTCTCTTTTGTACGTGTCATCTTTTGGAACTGCTTAAAATACACTCAGAAAGTAAT
The window above is part of the Gasterosteus aculeatus chromosome 16, fGasAcu3.hap1.1, whole genome shotgun sequence genome. Proteins encoded here:
- the uchl3 gene encoding ubiquitin carboxyl-terminal hydrolase isozyme L3 isoform X1; this translates as MDSPRWLPLESNPEVMTKFVNCLGMRPTWQFGDVYGLDPELLGMVPRPVCAVLLLFPVTDKYEAFKQEEEDKLKGQQQEVSPDVYFIKQTIGNACGTIGLIHAVANNQAHLEFESDSPLKKFIEQTSKMTAADRAAFLEKDESIRVTHESSAQEGQTEAPSLDEKVNLHFIAFVNVGGQLYELGESTTVPSKICSRPCLIVDDNDLNKLFKFICMNLDGRKPFPIVHGKTSEDRFLEDAAEVCKVFMARDPQELRFTIIALSKD
- the uchl3 gene encoding ubiquitin carboxyl-terminal hydrolase isozyme L3 isoform X2, coding for MDSPRWLPLESNPEVMTKFVNCLGMRPTWQFGDVYGLDPELLGMVPRPVCAVLLLFPVTDKYEAFKQEEEDKLKGQQQEVSPDVYFIKQTIGNACGTIGLIHAVANNQAHLEFESDSPLKKFIEQTSKMTAADRAAFLEKDESIRVTHESSAQEGQTEAPSLDEKVNLHFIAFVNVGGQLYELDGRKPFPIVHGKTSEDRFLEDAAEVCKVFMARDPQELRFTIIALSKD
- the uchl3 gene encoding ubiquitin carboxyl-terminal hydrolase isozyme L3 isoform X3, translated to MLTTCNNGWRFVNCLGMRPTWQFGDVYGLDPELLGMVPRPVCAVLLLFPVTDKYEAFKQEEEDKLKGQQQEVSPDVYFIKQTIGNACGTIGLIHAVANNQAHLEFESDSPLKKFIEQTSKMTAADRAAFLEKDESIRVTHESSAQEGQTEAPSLDEKVNLHFIAFVNVGGQLYELDGRKPFPIVHGKTSEDRFLEDAAEVCKVFMARDPQELRFTIIALSKD